From a region of the Corallococcus coralloides DSM 2259 genome:
- a CDS encoding OPT family oligopeptide transporter, giving the protein MPAPAPRAVPAGDTPTDASLTLLSIPGTTQAEVDTYWLKHVYQGDRLPQLTLRAVLLGAGLGVLTCATNLYAGLKTGVAFGVAVTAALLASAAHGTLRRLSPRVAGSPLSLLELGCAQTVASSAGYATGGALVSVQGAWLLTTGHHLPGVTLLAWTFLLSALGVLFAVPLKRQLVDREQLPFASGAAAAATARALHSGGEAAGPRLRMLGVGGLIAGALTLARDGFGRLPYAFAFPGTLGGVPLERLGFALETGLMPVGGGALLGVRVTASMWLGALVVHGVVAPRLMAAGVVAPEGDFLAWALWPGAAALTTASLLQFALQARVWGRALRGLRGPRQAPHPIEALQVPGRWWVAGMLVLTPATVALARVGFNVPVPHALLAVALSFVLCLISCRVTGETDVSPVGALGQVTQLTYGVLLPGDVRANLATAGITVNAASSSADLLTDLKAGHLLGANPQRVFLAQLVGCVVGALVVVPLFYLLVPEPSVLGSERFPAPAATVTAGVAAVLASGLDAVSADLRIAMAWAAGAAAVLTLGEQALPERFRRWTPSAVGMGLACLLPASTCLGFFLGGLGWELARRWRPGSDGPGVTLAAGLIAGEGLVGVGIVLARALW; this is encoded by the coding sequence ATGCCGGCCCCCGCCCCCCGAGCCGTCCCCGCCGGGGACACGCCGACCGACGCCTCGCTGACGCTGCTGAGCATCCCTGGCACGACGCAGGCGGAGGTGGACACCTACTGGCTGAAGCACGTGTATCAGGGCGACCGGCTGCCCCAGCTCACCCTGCGCGCGGTGCTCCTGGGCGCGGGGCTGGGCGTGCTCACCTGCGCCACCAACCTCTACGCGGGCCTGAAGACGGGCGTGGCGTTCGGCGTGGCCGTCACCGCCGCGCTGCTCGCGTCCGCGGCGCATGGGACGCTGCGGCGCTTGAGCCCCCGTGTCGCCGGGAGCCCTCTGTCCCTGCTGGAGCTGGGGTGCGCGCAGACGGTGGCGTCGTCCGCGGGGTACGCGACGGGCGGCGCGCTCGTGTCGGTGCAGGGGGCGTGGTTGTTGACGACGGGGCACCACCTGCCTGGGGTGACGCTGCTCGCGTGGACGTTCCTGTTGTCCGCGCTGGGCGTCCTGTTCGCGGTGCCGCTCAAGCGGCAGCTGGTGGACCGGGAGCAGCTGCCGTTCGCGTCCGGGGCGGCCGCGGCGGCGACGGCTCGCGCGCTGCATTCGGGCGGTGAGGCGGCGGGGCCGCGGCTGCGCATGCTGGGCGTGGGCGGGCTGATCGCGGGCGCGTTGACGCTCGCGCGTGATGGCTTCGGGCGCTTGCCGTATGCGTTTGCGTTTCCCGGGACGCTGGGTGGGGTGCCGCTGGAGCGGCTGGGGTTCGCGCTGGAGACGGGGCTGATGCCGGTGGGCGGAGGCGCGCTGTTGGGCGTGCGCGTCACCGCGTCCATGTGGCTGGGGGCGCTCGTGGTCCATGGCGTCGTCGCGCCCCGGTTGATGGCGGCGGGCGTCGTGGCTCCGGAGGGAGACTTCCTCGCGTGGGCGCTGTGGCCGGGCGCGGCGGCGCTCACCACCGCGTCGCTGTTGCAGTTCGCGCTCCAGGCCCGCGTGTGGGGCCGGGCGCTGCGGGGGCTGCGGGGGCCGCGTCAGGCGCCGCATCCCATTGAAGCGCTCCAGGTGCCCGGGCGGTGGTGGGTGGCGGGGATGCTGGTGCTGACGCCCGCGACGGTGGCGCTGGCGCGGGTGGGCTTCAACGTGCCGGTGCCGCACGCGCTGCTCGCGGTGGCGCTGTCGTTCGTGCTGTGTCTCATCTCCTGTCGTGTCACGGGGGAGACGGACGTGAGCCCCGTGGGCGCGCTGGGGCAGGTGACGCAGCTGACATATGGCGTGCTGCTGCCGGGAGACGTGCGCGCGAACCTGGCGACGGCGGGCATCACGGTCAACGCGGCGTCGTCTTCCGCGGACCTCCTCACGGACCTGAAGGCGGGCCACCTGCTGGGTGCGAATCCGCAGCGCGTGTTCCTGGCGCAGCTGGTGGGGTGTGTCGTGGGGGCGCTGGTGGTGGTGCCGCTGTTCTACCTGCTGGTGCCGGAGCCGTCCGTGCTGGGGTCGGAGCGTTTCCCGGCGCCGGCCGCGACGGTGACGGCGGGAGTGGCGGCGGTACTGGCGTCGGGGCTGGACGCTGTCTCGGCGGACCTGCGGATCGCCATGGCGTGGGCCGCGGGCGCGGCGGCCGTCCTCACGCTGGGTGAGCAGGCGCTGCCGGAGCGCTTCCGCCGTTGGACGCCCTCGGCGGTCGGGATGGGATTGGCGTGTCTGCTGCCTGCTTCCACCTGCCTGGGGTTCTTCCTGGGCGGGCTGGGGTGGGAGCTGGCCCGGCGGTGGCGGCCCGGGTCGGACGGGCCGGGGGTGACGCTGGCGGCCGGGCTCATCGCGGGCGAGGGGCTGGTGGGAGTGGGCATCGTGCTGGCGCGGGCGCTCTGGTAG